A stretch of DNA from Gemmatimonadota bacterium:
GGATGTCCCCGATGGCGCGGCAAGGCCATGCCACGCCCAAGGGGACAGTGCAGTAAGCCGAAACGGGAAGATCGCCCCATCCACGGGAATCACGCCTTGCTCGGTGTGAAGTGCTGCTTGAACAGATCGGCGATCCTTGGGGCAGCCTCCTCGTACCGTTGGCGCAGTTCCGGTGCGTCTCGTTCGAAAGAATCGACTAGCTGGCGCTGATGTGCGGACGCCTCCTCGGTGTTCGCATAAGTTTGATACTCCGCACCCATAGCCTGCACGATTGCTGATGCCAACTCCCCTGCCGATGTTTGGGAATCCCCCAGTGCTCGAAGCAGTTCATAGGGTGAAGCAATTGGCGACTCAAACCGCGAAGCAAAGACACCGGCGACATGTGTGCGCACATTGACCCCTGTAACGGAGGTCTGGCCTCCGTAGGAGCCGGCAAGGCCAAGGCTGAGCAGAAGGTGGTCCAGCCCGATCGGCGGAAGCTGGCGACCGTTGCTGGTGAGAATCTGGATCAGGAGTGTGCCGGGAGTAACGAAGTGTCGTGTAAACAGATTCTCGGAGTTTTTTTTGCCCTCGGCGTCCCAAAGGGTCCCGGTCTCGTCGCCA
This window harbors:
- a CDS encoding type I-D CRISPR-associated protein Csc2, whose amino-acid sequence is MLDKFRPYLNEGDLIEKVVGANGRDTYLMPSRRNAGHLAIALIREVVAPTVFRNAEEEITDIEDREGIRRVRATPSKFKFGERGRGLLVLRAWNVGGRLPQNRTAVGNAMPVGEAFDLNTLVFGDSAMRGTQVLPVKAAVQYSDALSAVPYRDAVGESFHHRGDETGTLWDAEGKKNSENLFTRHFVTPGTLLIQILTSNGRQLPPIGLDHLLLSLGLAGSYGGQTSVTGVNVRTHVAGVFASRFESPIASPYELLRALGDSQTSAGELASAIVQAMGAEYQTYANTEEASAHQRQLVDSFERDAPELRQRYEEAAPRIADLFKQHFTPSKA